The DNA region agccatggtggtacagtggttagaatgcataatTACAAGCAAACTCTGCCCGTAGTCTAGAGTTTGATCTTGACAGgacttgaggttgactcagcctctcatccttctgaggtcggtaaaatgagacccaaattgttgggggaaatgtgCTGACATTATAAACCACACAGAAAGTGaggtaaaaacactatgaagtgatatacaagactaaatgctatttctatttgtatttcaGCCTTTGGAAGAAATCCTGTGAATTCACAAAATATTCTACTACTTGATCAGCTCTTACACTGATTGctatttccctctttttttttcaatggtaCTTTAAGCCAGCAATTTgcaacttgtggacttgaacttccagaattcttcagccagctgttctatgctggttggggaattctgagagttgaagtccataagtcttaaagttgccaaggttggagaccccaggTCTAAGCATTAATGATAATTCCTGATGGTTCTGATTTTTTGTATACTctatagtagtagtagttattACTCTAATAATAATATAGCATTGCCTTTCAAATATGAGGTTGAGTTGCCCAAATTTAAATTGAGATTTGGAAAAGAGCTGacgtggttcccatcttcaaaaaaggaaaaaaaaatagatccaggaaattatagacctatcagtctgacctcaataccaaagaagattctggaaaagataatcaagcaatgaattagcaaacacctagaagtaaacaaagtaatagttaaaagccaacatgggtttgtcaaaaacagatcatgccagactaatcttattgcattctttgacaaagtgacaaaattagtggaccagaggaatgccgttgatataatttacttggacttcagcaagacaTGTGATAAAGTAGACTATAACATACTacaagataaagtagaaaaatgtggtttagacagcatcaccaccagatggatttgtaactggatgaccaaccacactcaacatgtagtcctcaatggaactgcatctacatggagggaagtatgcagtggagtaccccaaggctctgttttaggcccagtacccttcaacatcttcatcaatgatttggatgagggaataaattgggaactcatcaaatttgtaaatgacaccaagatggcaggaatagccaacgctccagaagataggcttaagatacagaatgatcttgacaaacctgaacattgggcactatctaacaaaatgaaattcaatggtgaaaaaagtaaggttctacatttaggcaagaaaaacaaaaggcacaggtacagtataggtggtaccttgctcaacagtagtaactgtgagaaggatcttggaatcctagtggacaaccatttaaatatgagccaaaaaaagccaacacaattttaggctgcaaaaacagagggatagaatcaagatcacatgaagtgttaataccactttataatgccttggtaaggccacacttggaatactgcattcagttttggtcgtcacgatgtaaaaaagatgtggagactctagaaagagtgcagagaagagcaacaaagatgattaggggactggaggctaaaaaatatgaggaacagttgcaggaactgggtatgtttagtttaatgagaagaaggactaggggagacatgatagcagtgttccaatatctcaggggttgccacaaagaagagggaatcaaactattctccaaagtacttcaggtcagaacaagaagcaattggtagaaactaatcaaggagagaagcaacttagaactgaggagaaatttcctgacagttagaaaaattaatcagtggaatagcttgcctccagaagttgtgaataccccaacactggaagtctttaaggagatgttggatagccatttgcctgaaatggtatagggtttcctgcctaggcagggggttggactggaagacctccaaggtcccttcgaactctgctattgtattgtattgtattgtattgagatTGTTTTCAATCCAGGACAGCTCTTTCTTCTAACTAATTCTTCTCCCATAAATTACTATCATTTTCTTCTAATAATAGCCTTTcaatctattctctctctctatatcctTGAAGTGCGCAATAGTGATTGATTTCAGTCCAGAacctaaagaaataaaaacacagaTTGCTTCTAATATGCCTGCACTGATTTAAGCTTTGGGCTTCAACTCACCTTTCTCACCAATACATGACATTTCCTCCCATGTCCCCAGTCAAAATTATCATTTGAGGCTTCTTTCCTACTAAATTGTTATGTTGAGTGGTTGTGGCATAAGGGGAATTTTTAGTGGTAGTATCACATGTGGAGGTTATCTTCCTTCCCAAAGATGCAGTGGTTGCCTGATATAATTCCTTCATGGAATCAGCCAaaggctgtttttttaaaaaagttcctttAATTCTTTGAAGTGTGTTACACAGTATTAGTCATTGCCTCTCTCTTTTTCACTTGTTCTCTTTTCTGCGGCTGTGGTGCAgtggtattttattttcttctttgtatCGAAAGTGATTCCTCTTAATATGACAATTGTAGGTTTGAgacattttaatcatattttctttatttatgttCTATAAATACAGaaggtgattttttttgttttctttgtgtgtgtgtttcaattcAATGTTAATTTTATTTGCCATTCCCTTGTTCTTAGGactgagagagattgactggcATAAGGTCAAGCAGTTGGCTTTGCGCCTacaatgggactagaattcacagtctcgcAGTTTGTAGTGGTTAAGTTGGAACTGGTTCTCatgcaaaatatatttacatatacaATATAACAAGCCAAGTATAGGAAAATTATTAGTGTGCTGTTTATAATCTGAGTGAATGTGCAGTGAAGTAGTGAGCTTTACAACCCAACAATGTCTAGATAGGTTGATGTCCAAACCCTGTTATCCCAGGTTTGGCTGGAAATTGTGGAATTATCAACTCATACTACTACAGAAATAAAATCGAATTTCCTCCTAAAAAGTACCAATCAATTTTTGACACAGGGAGTTGTTATCTTTGCAGAGAAGCTAAGAGGGAAGGAAATAGTAGATTCTGGCTGATACAACAGATTATATAATGGCTATGTTTCATATGAGCCTGACAAGATGTATTAAAGTTCCTTACATTTTGTTAACCATTTAGGATACTAACTCttcttcttctatatatataaatctctctctctctctctctctctctctctctctctccctctccctccctccttccctccctccctccctccctctccctctccctctccctctcccccctctgtgtgtgtgtgtgtgagagagagagagtgagtgagtgagtgtgagtgtgtgttccagcataactctggaacgcctcaagcaatttcaaccaaacttggtacacagatgacttactctctggaaaaaaatattgtagggATATTgtgacacccctaaaaccccttggggtgtgtgtgctagtaagatacagcctgttgtgccttaatttggcttctactgtactgccgtaaaatggcttctactgtacagcacaatggagttgccatggtaacagcatCACAGTACTCAACAAGggagcttcctctggtaagggggaaatttcaacattagaaattatgtttggtcaggacatttcccccctataagtaaatacctgggcaatgccaggttatcagctagttgtgTTATAAAGGTTCCGTTATTTTAGGTATTATTATTTAGAATGAGATTTAAATTTATATAACTCATTAATTCACATTGAGATCTTATGcaaccagagacaaattccttgtgtgtccaatcacacttggtcaataaagaatatcCTATTTTAGATTTTAATGATATTGCCTTGTTTTATGTACTTATTGTGGTTACCCATAGTATGCTTAAAATGATCTGGAGACTTCTTCAATAAACTATTTACTTATTCAATATAGGGCATCAGGTTGGGCAGGATGAAACAGAACCTGAAACATTACAGGTAATTTAATTCCCAAGCAATTATAATTACCTAAGCAGTTGTGACCACAACTATTTTCAAGCCTAAATACTTTGATTCAGCATCAATAAAAACTAAATGGATATTCTCCTTGGCTTCTGGAAATGGCCTAGACCGCTGGCTGCAATATACAATTCTAATTTTAAATGGTGCAATATTTATTCTTTCTTACAGAAGAGATAAGGTTATGTTTTTTAACCACACGCATTATAGAATTACGGTACAGATTTTGCTTTGCCTACTTTAATAAATCACTAAAATAAGTCAGCCTATGAAATTAGGGAAAACTTTTGGTCAGGATATCTTTCCAGTTAGCTTCTATAAAaattatccatttttttcttctattttcattAATAAAGCTTTTCCCAATAAATCTCTCTCTGTTATTTTTAATGAGGCAAACGTCATGATACTTTTGGGCAAGGAATCTGCTGTGTCTAATTATGGACCAATTTCCTTGATAAATAAAGAGGTGGTGATGTGGGTATTTAACCAGATCATAGCCAGTTCAGTTTGGTTTTATATAGTTCATCAGGTTCCTGACAGTGTTAGATTTATAACTGCTGCACTTGCTTTAACTCAAAATAGTCAAGACCCATGGGATGCCTGAGTTGAACTCCTATTATTTTTGTGAAAGCAGATTTTGATTTCTTATGGGTTGAATTAAGTTTCCTAAATCATcagtgaatacaggtagtcctcgatttatgaccacaattgagcccaaactttctgttgctgagCCAGATATTTGTtgagttaattttgccccattttatgacaattgttaagtgaatcactgggcttgttaagttagtaacaagtgaatctggcttcctcattgactttgcttgtcagaaggttacaaaaggtgctCACATGACTTTGGAACAATGCagctgtcataaacatgagtcagctgccaagcatccgaattttgatcatggatgggctgctgggggttcgcggGGGTTtggaagaacctctagctaagattctgtgcagttcggagaacccccaaatcctacaTCTGGCTGGCCCTGGCCACCTCACCCCATCCCTCCCAGGGGTCCCCACTGGTATGTCCCCAGGGACCGTGGGTAGCCAAcgaactgaggcggagacgggaataaaggctaacaaattttattccctgACAAATACAGGCTAACATTCAGAATCGGCTTTAACCCAGGAAAatgcgcgctgctcgtttggacagctccctttttatactggAGCTGTCAAACGACCAGCCAATCAGGTATCGAGTTCTTCCTGCTTGAATTCTTTATTTCaacgcatgctcagaacgtgacactCCTCCCCCCTAAGCCCgcgcatgcgtagtcctgtaaatacGCTGGCCGCCGCCTGATTCGGCCGGACATTCGAGGCCCTTCAGCGCCGCTTGGAAGATCTGGATGCCCTGCCGAGGACCCTTCTTCGCAGGATGGCGATCGCTCGGGTCGTCGACGAGCCAAGGACGGTGCCAGCCCACCAGGTAAGTCGTTGCTTCGGTCTGGGCTCCGGGCAGCCTGTTGGTCCGCTGCTCCCTCGCTTCTGGGCCCCGCGTCGTTTGTTTGAAGGTGTGGGTCTGCAGATGGCTGTAGCTCGGCTGGCGGCTGGTGTCTGCCCCGCAGCTGGTCGCAGTGGCGTCTCCAAGTTCTGCCGTCGTTGAGCCAgaccctgtaggagcagggcccGGTCTGGTCAACTACAATGCCTGGTAGCCACAAGGGATGCCCTCTGTAATTCCGggcatacactgcctccccctggGCGAAAGAGCGGCTACCCCCACGGGAATCTAAGGGGCTTGGGGCGATGTAGGCTGGGTGGAGGCAGTCAAGGGTTGTACGTAACCGGCGACCCATGAGCAGTTCTGCGGGGCTGGTATTGGTTTCTGGAGAGGGCGTTGAATGGTGGGCCAGCAGGAAAGCGTCTATCCGCTGCTGCCAAGGAAGGTGGTCCATTTTAGCAAGGGCTTCTTTGACGGAGCGCACAGCACGCTCCGCCAAACCATTACTGGCCGGGTGGAAGGGAGATGTGAgcgcgtgtctgattccttgggAAGCCAGAAATGCTTCAAATGTGGCGGACGTTAGCTGGGGTCCGTTATCGGATACCAGCACGTCAGGAAGGCCGTGAGTGGCAAAAAGGCGGCAGAGAGTAGCGACGAGTGCGTCGGCAGTAGTGGATGGCATGTGGACGACCTCAACCCACTTCGAGAAGGCGTCCACAGCAATGAAAAGCATGCGGCCCTGAATGGGGCCTGCGAAATCGACGTGCACCCGAGACCAGGGAGAGGAAGGTGGTTCCCAAGTGCGGGGCTCGGCTTTGGGAGGCAAGGCCTGAGCGCTTTGGCATCTTGTGCAGTCAGCGACATGGGCTGCTATGTCCTGGTCAAGCTTAGGCCACCATACATAACTACGGCCCAGGGCTTTCATCCGGACGATGCCGGGGTGGGCTTGATGTAGTTGCTGCAGgacggtagtcctcagtgagggcGGCACCACTACCCTGTGGCCCCAGAGCAGGCACCCGCGCTGAACGGACAGCTCAGCCAGGCGGGACTTGAATGGCAGGAAGGCAGGGTCTACCTGATCTTTTGGCCACCCTCGTCTAACCCAGTCTAGTACCCGGGAAATTACCTGATCCCTTGCGGACAACCGGGTGATGTCGGCGGCAGAAATTGGCAAATTGAGGTTGTCAATCAGGAACACTGGGGAGCCAGCAACTGGGTCTTCGGGGGCCTCCGGCAGTGGGCATCGGCTAAGAGCGTCGGCATGGGCAATCTGTTTTCCCGGGCGATGGTGCAACTGGTAGTCGTAGGATGCAAGGAAAACAAACCAACGAGTCATCCTTGGAGAGAGAACTTGTGGGGCAGGACGGTCACCGGCCAGCAACCCGAGGAGCGGTTTGTGGTCGGTGACAATTAAAAAGGGGCGGCCATACAAATAATGGTGGAAACGCCGGACTCCGGCTACAATGGCGAGAGCCTCCTTATCAATTTGGGCATAATTACGTTCGGAGGCAGACAGGGTTCGGGAAAAAAAGGCGATGGGCACCTCTGCCCCACTGGGTAGCTGATGGCAGAGTACAGCGCCTACCccgtagggagaggcgtcgcaagctAGGACGAGGGGCAAGTGCTCGCTATACTGAATGAGCACATCATTGGAAATAAGGAGGTGTTTAACCGCCAGGAAGGCAGTGGCTTCCCGGCGGCCCCAAACCCAAGCCGCGCCTGAGTCCAGGAGGCGGTGAAGTGGCTCAGCTACAGACGCTTTATGCGGCAGGAACATAGCATAAAAATTTAGGAGGCCTAAAAAGGTCTGTAATTCAGCTCTATTGGTGGGTGCTGGGGCTTCCACAATAGCCTTGGTCTTGGCAGCCGTGGGGTGAATGCCGCggccatcaatgaggaaccctaGGAATTCTATCTGGGGCACTGCTATTTGGCATTTGTCTCGTTTCACTTTGAGGCCGACTTGCTGGAACTTGCGGAGAACCTCCCGCAAACGGGCCATGAGTTCCTCCAGAGAGGCTGCAGAGATGAGGACGTCGTCAAAATAAGGGACGACGCCTCGGAGTCCTTGGAGCAGCCTCTCCATCAAACTTTGAAATAGTCCAGGGGCGATGCTGACACCAAATTGTAGCCTGCGACACCGGAACGCGCCCCGGTGCATGATGATAGTCTGTGCTTCGGCAGCATCATCGTCCATGACCAATTGCTGATATTCCTGGGCGAGGTCGAGCTTTGCGAAGATGGAGCCCTCGCCCAAGGTGTGGAGAAGGTGTTGCACCACTGGCACCGGGTATGCGTTGGATGGCAATGCGCGGTTGATGGAGCAGCGGTAGTCTGCGCAGATTCTCACACTACCATCCGGTTTGATTGGCAACACGATGGGTGTCTCCCATCGTGCATGGTCCACTGGCTCCAGGACCCCTTGAGCCACGAGTTTATCTAGTTCCGTGTCTACTTTCGGCTTGAGTGCGATGGGCACTCGGCGTGGCTTCATCCGCACTGGTTGCACTGCGGGGTCGAGGTTGAAGGACACAGGCGTGTCGGTGTATCTGCCAAGGGTGCCATCAAATACGGCAGGGAACTCATTGACTAAGCAGTCTAAGGCTGAGGTGCCTACGTTGTGGATGCCGCTGATTTGAAGGCCGAGGGACTGGAACCAATCGAGGCCGAGAAGGCTGGGCAACCGGCCCTCGACTATGATGAGGGGCAGTCTGCCACTGAACCCCTTGAACTGCACCCTGACCTTGCGGGTTCCAATCACTGggatcaggttgccctgatagtctcGTAATGTCAGGTTACAGTCTTGCAGTTGGCGCTTTGACAGCTGGGGCAAAAGTCGTTTAATCATGCTCCAAGATACAATGGACGTAGCGGAGCCGGTGTCCAGCTCCATTTCACAGGGCCTCCCTTCAATATTGACAGTCAGCTGGATCTTTTTCTGTACCTGGTGGCAGGCGAGGCCCTGATTTGCGTTCCGAAGTATGGCATGGCAGTCCATCCTGGGTTTCTTCGGACCTTCCGTTTGATTCCGCGGGTGACGGAACCGATCAGTTTGGAGCTCTGAGGAGGACATGGGCTGCGCGGCTCGGCACACCCAAGCGATGTGGCCCTTTCTGCCAcaccgctggcagagggcttgcctaaatctgcactcagctctttCGTGGTTGCCTCCGCAACCACCACATGCAGATTTAGGGTCACCCTTCCGCCGTGTTACGCTCTTTTTGTTCGCCTCATAAAGGCGGTTGATGTCCTCCTCTTGCCCTTCGGCGTCTGAATCATCGCTCTCCGTGTCTGGTAGACCGGTAGCTGTGCTGAACGTATTGGCGGACTGTGCGGTTGGAGTAGACCGGCTCTTCGCAATGGTAGCTAGGGATGCCGTGGACATTTCGGCAGCCCGAACTTCATCGAACACAGATTGGAATGAGAGGTCTGCTTTCGTTAGTAATCGCTTCTGAAGTTTGAGGTCTCTGAGGCCACACACCAGGCGGTCGAGGAGGGCCTCGTCGAGATCACGGAATTCGCAATGGAGGGCGGCTGATCTGAGTGCGGCGACATAGGCGCTGACGGACTCCCCCTCGGCTTGGCTGCGTTGATGGAACGCGTGTCGGCGAGCTATCTTAGATGGAGACGGAGCGTAATGGCTCATCAGCTTTGCCAGCAGGACAGGCCAGGGAACGGCCTTGATAGGTTCAGGGGCTGTGAGAGCCCTGGCGGTGTGGAAAACATCCGTGCCGCAGACTGACAGAAAAAACGCGCATTTCCTTTCATCGGTCAGCTCAGTTAAGTCGTGGGCGACTAGGAAGCACTCGAAACGAGCGGTGTATGACTTCCATGTTTCAGAGCCATAGTTGAATGGCGCGAAGTTTAACATGGCCATTCCTGTCAGTGAGGCGACGTCTCGTCGCAGCAAGATTAGATAGAAGCGCGGTTCTAGTGACTCAGCGAGTGACTTCAGCTAACTCGTGCCTCAGTTTGGCgctcccaccttcgtcgccagtggtaTGTCCCCAGGGACCGTGGGTAGCCAACGAACTGAGGCGGAGAtgggaataaaggctaacaaattttattccctgACAAATACAGGCTAACATTCAGAACCGGCTTTAACCCAGGAAAATGCgtgctgctcgtttggacagctccctttttatactggAGCGGTCAAACGACCAGCCAATCAGGTATCGAGTTCTTCCCGCTTGAATTCTTTATTTCaacgcatgctcagaacgtgacactCACCCAGTCCATTTTGGATGGAAGTAAGTGCAGGGCAGGCACAGAGACTTGTAGAGGGGAAAAAACGGGTccaccggaagtttgggaaggctggaaacaaggccatttctggtctccagagggcctctggagcctggggaggctgttttcaccctcctggaggctcaaggaaagcctccagagcctggggaaggcaaaatgcCCCCCTCACATGGTGCAGGAGACCGTCTATGCCATGCCAAccgtggccacacccacccagcaaccaggcagagactCCCTTGccaaaaattttgaagcccagaCCGATTATTATAGTTCACTTTTTATGAATGCATCTAGTTTCTTATGCTTTTTGTTGACAGACTTTTTTCAAACTTCTGTCCATTTTTGTTCATCTCTGTGGATTATAGAAATATGAATACATTCTACCTCAAGTACAATATGCGGTACAGAATAGTAccagtagtcctcaagttaccacCAGAATTGGGATTAGAATTTCTGTCACAACTCATTATAATCGTAAGTTGAGTCATTAGATAACTGGACCCAATTTTACGATCACtttatggttgtaaagtgaatctctattattgttaagtgaatcactagggTCGTTAAGCATATCcagcttccccaattgactttttTTGTTGGAAACACActgtgggaaggtcacaaattgcGATTATGTACAACAGCAGGGTCCTGCAACTGATTGTGAATGCAAGCTCATTCCACACACCCAAATTGCAATAATAAAATCATAGAGGCAGGTTATTGACTACTTGTGTtgaggctgttgtaactttgatctgtcattaaatgaatggctgtaaattgaggacaaaCCTACGGTGTATTCTGAGGAATTCTGTGTGATGCTCAATGAAATGGAAGTAATGCCCCATATAATCTAGAAATTTATGGTTCAATCATATAACATTTCATGCTTCCAGGCTGCAGAAACCCTTTCAGTGAGATTAGGTGGGCTGGAAAAGCTAGATGGGTTTGAAAATTTTGTTCAGCTTTAGGATTTAAAGATGAGAATAGAAACACTTTAGCAGAGAAAGCTTGGACATAAACACTTCTGTTTTTGATTTTTCCACACATTTTTGTATTTGacagtatttgaaaatttatttttaggccgcccttttccctggggggactcagggcggcttacaactcaaagggagggggatacaaacaataacacataaggacaatacataattaaaaatagaacacaacattcataccattcgggtgggggtgagttacattctttaaccccaggcctgacgggatagccagattttaagggctgtgtggaaggtctggagggtggtgagggtgcgaatctccatggggagatcgttccaaagggtcggagctactaccgagaaggctctcctccgcgtagttgccagtcgacactgactggcagatggaactcggaggaggcctaatctatgtgatctaatgggtcgcgaggaggtgattggcaggaggcggtctctcaaatatccagatccactaccatgaagggctttatgggtggtaagtagcaccttgaagcgcacccggagatcgacaggtagccagcgcagctcgccgaggataggtgttatgtgggtgtaccgaggtgcacccacgatcgctcacgcggccacattctggactagctgaagtcgccggatgctcttcaagggcagccccatgtagagcacgttgcagtattccagcctagaggtcacaagggcacgagtgactgttgtgagagcctcccggttcaggtagggtcgcaactggtgcaccaggcgaacctgtgcaaatgcccccctggtcacagctgataaatgatggtcgaaggtcagctgtgggtccaggaggactcccaggttgcgaaccctgtctgaggggtgtaatgtttgaccccccagcctgagagatggaacactaaccaagttagtgggagggaaacacaacagccactcggtcttatccgggttg from Thamnophis elegans isolate rThaEle1 chromosome 3, rThaEle1.pri, whole genome shotgun sequence includes:
- the LOC116506197 gene encoding uncharacterized protein K02A2.6-like, giving the protein MAMLNFAPFNYGSETWKSYTARFECFLVAHDLTELTDERKCAFFLSVCGTDVFHTARALTAPEPIKAVPWPVLLAKLMSHYAPSPSKIARRHAFHQRSQAEGESVSAYVAALRSAALHCEFRDLDEALLDRLVCGLRDLKLQKRLLTKADLSFQSVFDEVRAAEMSTASLATIAKSRSTPTAQSANTFSTATGLPDTESDDSDAEGQEEDINRLYEANKKSVTRRKGDPKSACGGCGGNHERAECRFRQALCQRCGRKGHIAWVCRAAQPMSSSELQTDRFRHPRNQTEGPKKPRMDCHAILRNANQGLACHQVQKKIQLTVNIEGRPCEMELDTGSATSIVSWSMIKRLLPQLSKRQLQDCNLTLRDYQGNLIPVIGTRKVRVQFKGFSGRLPLIIVEGRLPSLLGLDWFQSLGLQISGIHNVGTSALDCLVNEFPAVFDGTLGRYTDTPVSFNLDPAVQPVRMKPRRVPIALKPKVDTELDKLVAQGVLEPVDHARWETPIVLPIKPDGSVRICADYRCSINRALPSNAYPVPVVQHLLHTLGEGSIFAKLDLAQEYQQLVMDDDAAEAQTIIMHRGAFRCRRLQFGVSIAPGLFQSLMERLLQGLRGVVPYFDDVLISAASLEELMARLREVLRKFQQVGLKVKRDKCQIAVPQIEFLGFLIDGRGIHPTAAKTKAIVEAPAPTNRAELQTFLGLLNFYAMFLPHKASVAEPLHRLLDSGAAWVWGRREATAFLAVKHLLISNDVLIQYSEHLPLVLACDASPYGVGAVLCHQLPSGAEVPIAFFSRTLSASERNYAQIDKEALAIVAGVRRFHHYLYGRPFLIVTDHKPLLGLLAGDRPAPQVLSPRMTRWFVFLASYDYQLHHRPGKQIAHADALSRCPLPEAPEDPVAGSPVFLIDNLNLPISAADITRLSARDQVISRVLDWVRRGWPKDQVDPAFLPFKSRLAELSVQRGCLLWGHRVVVPPSLRTTVLQQLHQAHPGIVRMKALGRSYVWWPKLDQDIAAHVADCTRCQSAQALPPKAEPRTWEPPSSPWSRVHVDFAGPIQGRMLFIAVDAFSKWVEVVHMPSTTADALVATLCRLFATHGLPDVLVSDNGPQLTSATFEAFLASQGIRHALTSPFHPASNGLAERAVRSVKEALAKMDHLPWQQRIDAFLLAHHSTPSPETNTSPAELLMGRRLRTTLDCLHPAYIAPSPLDSRGGSGSTTAELGDATATSCGADTSRQPSYSHLQTHTFKQTTRGPEAREQRTNRLPGAQTEATTYLVGWHRPWLVDDPSDRHPAKKGPRQGIQIFQAALKGLECPAESGGGQRIYRTTHARA